The genomic DNA GGGCGAACCGTATGGCCAGTAACTCTTTATTGGAATGCGTGGTATTTGCCCATTCAGCTAGCCAACACATTAAGCAGCACCTTAATGAAGTAACTCTGTGTGAACACATCAAACCTTGGGATGACAGCCAAGTGAGCAACTCAGATGAAGAAGTGATTATTAACCACAACTGGCATGAGTTACGGCTATTTATGTGGGACTACGTTGGCATTGTTCGAACCAATAAACGGCTACAGCGGGCGATGCGCCGCATTCATTTATTACAACAGGAAATCTTTGAGTACTACTCAAACTTCAAGGTGGGTAATAACTTGCTAGAGCTACGTAATTTGGTACAAGTGGCCGAGTTGATAGTGGGCTGTGCAATGCGCCGCCATGAAAGCCGTGGCCTACATTACAACCTCGATTACCCCGATAAATTAGATAAGATAAAACCCACCATTCTTGACCCCAATAGTTTCTATCAAGAACAAGATCGACAACTCTAAATATCAACAGGCTTGCCACGGCAAGCCTGTTATTTTTCTGGGTGCTCAACATGCTGCGGAAAGTTGACCACAAAGCACAACTTACGATAAACCTGATTTGGCAGGCTATCGGCAAAAATCACCTTAACTATAAGTTTTTGTTGTTGCCAGCAGATTAGACAACAAGCGCCTTTGGCCACCCGTGAATATCGAGACCACGAGCAACTCAAGGCTTGTTCAGCGGTAAAAAATTCAATACCACCCGCACCAAATACCCCCGAGGGCGATAGTGCCAGCAATGATATAGCAGCACTGCGTCGGCCAATACACAGGCAGGCAATAATGGAACAAGCTTAGAATAGAGCGTCAGTATCACTAGTTGCAGCAAACAACCAGCAATAATCAAACACAAATAATAACGCGAAGGAGAAGCGCAGAACTCACACTTTGACGCGTTTGAGGATAACATCGACCATATCTGCTAGTTCAGGATCTTGGCATGGTTTGTGCCCCATAAACCAAGAGAATAAGTCAGGGTCGTCACAGGCTAATAAGCGCTTAAATACTTGTTTCTGGTGTTCACTTAAAGCGTCATAGGCTTCGTCTACAAAAGGCATAAACAAAACATCTAACTCTAACATTCCACGACGACAAGCCCATTTTAAACGCGATTTATTTTCCTGCATGTTGTTCCTTGAATACATGAGTTACACTGTTCAGCAACTCTAAATCCACAACAATAGCGCTGAGCAGTAGCGGTAAAAGTATTGACGAAGATACCACTTCAGCAACAGAATTACACCTATATAAGCTTGACCTAGCTCTCAATGGAAGTCGATTATGTCCCAACAAACTTTATGTACTTTGCCTCCTTTATTAGTACAACCCTTAGACCAATGGCACTTAGTCAGAGTAAGCGGTGATGATGCTCAAAGTTACCTACAAGGCCAACTCAGCTGCGACGTAAACAACTTACAACCCGGCCAACATAGCCTTGCTGCACATTGCGACCCTACCGGTAAGATGTGGTCAGTATTACGACTATTTCGCTTAAGTGAAGATTTCCTGTACATGCAGCCCTTATCAATTGCCGAAAAGCAATTAGCCGAGCTGAAAAAATATGCGGTGTTCTCTAAAGTCACCATTGAAACTGAAACACAATTACACACCATCGCGGTGATGGGCAATCAAGCCCCCCACTACATTGCAGAAAAGTTTGGTGATGAAATAGCCAGTCACGGCGGGCTTATTGAGCAAGGCATCTGTGTTCATATCGATGGGCCGAAACGCCGTTATTTAGTTATCACTGAGCAACAAAATTGGGGGCAAGATGCGCCAAGCAGTGAGCTAGATGCCAATCAACTGTGGCGCGCTTTACAAATTGTATCGGGTTTGCCCACTATTGAGTCGGCGACTCAACAACAATTTATTCCGCAGGCCTTAAACCTACAGCATTTTGATGCCCTTTGCTTTTCTAAAGGTTGTTATACCGGTCAAGAAACCATTGCTCGAGCGAAGTATCGTGGAGCTAATAAACGCGCCACGCTGCGCCTAGCAGGGCATGGCTCGGTGTTACCCCAAGCCGGTGATCGCTTAGAGCAGCAAATGGGAGAAAATTGGCGTGGTAAAGGCACGGTTTTACAAGCAGTGCAATTAGAACCGGGCTACATTGAGCTATTGGCGGTGTTAAATAACGATACCGATGCCGATACTAAATTTCGCTTAGCAGGAGATGAGCAAAGCTTATTCACCATTGCTCAGCTACCCTATAGTATTGGCGACTAACACTCAAAAATTAGTAGACATTCAAGGGAACCGAGATGGACCTACAGCAGCAACTTGAATCGCCTTGTATTCGCCAATGCACACTAGATGGCGATGACATTTGCGTAGGTTGTTTTCGCCACATCGATGAAATTTGTGGCTGGACGAGCATGGACTTGGCAGCTAAAAGAAAGGTCTTACAGCATTGTGAAGAGCGTCGAAAGCTCGCGCCAATTTGGAAGTTTGCCTCCCTCACCCACAAAAACTAATTCAATCCAGAGCCGCGCAGCAGATGCTTTGCGGCTTTATTTTTCAGCTAACCAAAATCACCATTAACATATCCTTGGGTGCGTTGATCTAAAGGCTTAGTCAATACCTGCTCGGTATCTCAGTGTTCCATCAAGAAGGATTTCAAGTAATAAAAAACGCAGCTCGAAAGCTGCGTTTTAGTAAAACAAACTGCAAAGCTAAGCACCACGCCAACTTCGAACACGGCCGGTATCTAGGTGAATAAAACCGCTGCGAGGATAATAACCAACCCCCCCAGAGCTAAATCCAGCGCGGCTTGATGAACCTTCGCAAGTTCGACTCCTTTCACCCTAAGATCCACCGCTTGCCCGGTCATATGAAAGCTTTTTTTAGCTACGCCATTGGATTTGCTGCGCAGCATTTCATTAGTGGCTGGTGAGCGATAACCAGAAATGATTTCAAACTGCTGTTGTCCACCTAAACTCACCTGCAACAAATCCATTTGCATATATAAAGCACGATCCATATCGATGGCTTCATTACGCCTAAAATCTCGCAGTAATTCATCCAGCTGGCTTAGCTGAGAAGCTTGAAACTGACCATTTTTCCAAAAGCACACTTCACAACTTTCATTAGTGTGCAAGTTAGTTAAGTTAAGAAAGCGTTTATTTGTCTGCTCTGCGAACTGTCTGGCAATAGCAGAGCTGGCAAAACTTTTTGGTATACTAAGACCGACTAACCCAGCGCCTAAACCCACTAAAAATGACCGCCGTTTTATATTTCGGTCTAACATTTACTCTTACCCCAAATCAGTCAAAAAACTATCAACTTGGAGAAAAGTACCGAGAAAAAGGCAAAAAAGCAAACAATTCACTGGCTCTAAGCCCTAAGCTCGCCAATAGGCTGCTCGATATTTAAGCTAAATATTTGTTTGTTATATGTTTTACTAAGTTACACTTTTTTTTCATTAGAGAAGTTATAAATATCTTTTCGATAATGTAAGCCCCCACTATGATCAAACCACGAAGTGAAATACACCATGTATACGGGCACCTTGTGCCGTAGCGGTAACCACTTATGTTGCTGCTTGGCCAACAACGATTGCTTATAGGCGTGACTATAACCGGCCTGCTCAAGCAAAGTTTCGGCGAGAAAATCGGCCGCTTCAACTCGAATACATCCAGAGCTAAAAGCGCGCTCCGTTTCAGTGAACAGTTCTGGCGATGAAGTATCATGTAGATAAACCGCATACTGATTGTCAAAATGAAATTTATAGGCACCGAGGGCGTTGCCTGGTCCGGGGCGCTGACGCATTCGGTAAGGAAAATAGCCAGTATCTTTTAGCAAAGGCCAATCCACCTGTTCAGCACTGACTGCCTGCCCCTGATAATCAAATAACTCAAAGCCCTTACGCTCAACATAACTTGGGTCTCGGCGTAACATCGGCACTATGTCTTTGCGCACAATGGTTCGGGGCA from Agarivorans gilvus includes the following:
- a CDS encoding succinate dehydrogenase assembly factor 2 → MQENKSRLKWACRRGMLELDVLFMPFVDEAYDALSEHQKQVFKRLLACDDPDLFSWFMGHKPCQDPELADMVDVILKRVKV
- the ygfZ gene encoding tRNA-modifying protein YgfZ, which produces MSQQTLCTLPPLLVQPLDQWHLVRVSGDDAQSYLQGQLSCDVNNLQPGQHSLAAHCDPTGKMWSVLRLFRLSEDFLYMQPLSIAEKQLAELKKYAVFSKVTIETETQLHTIAVMGNQAPHYIAEKFGDEIASHGGLIEQGICVHIDGPKRRYLVITEQQNWGQDAPSSELDANQLWRALQIVSGLPTIESATQQQFIPQALNLQHFDALCFSKGCYTGQETIARAKYRGANKRATLRLAGHGSVLPQAGDRLEQQMGENWRGKGTVLQAVQLEPGYIELLAVLNNDTDADTKFRLAGDEQSLFTIAQLPYSIGD
- a CDS encoding DUF1289 domain-containing protein, giving the protein MDLQQQLESPCIRQCTLDGDDICVGCFRHIDEICGWTSMDLAAKRKVLQHCEERRKLAPIWKFASLTHKN
- a CDS encoding DUF882 domain-containing protein, which translates into the protein MLDRNIKRRSFLVGLGAGLVGLSIPKSFASSAIARQFAEQTNKRFLNLTNLHTNESCEVCFWKNGQFQASQLSQLDELLRDFRRNEAIDMDRALYMQMDLLQVSLGGQQQFEIISGYRSPATNEMLRSKSNGVAKKSFHMTGQAVDLRVKGVELAKVHQAALDLALGGLVIILAAVLFT